A single genomic interval of Rhizobium leguminosarum bv. trifolii WSM1325 harbors:
- a CDS encoding transcriptional regulator, AraC family (SMART: helix-turn-helix- domain containing protein AraC type~KEGG: rec:RHECIAT_CH0003681 transcriptional regulator protein, AraC family for p-hydroxybenzoate hydroxylase protein) — protein sequence MSKHIPTYELYGEKTGREPDFWVHCETIRSRSSLHQWEISPHRHESFFQILYIESGSGDAIFGEKSHAILPPAIITVPPGLNHGFRFSRDIDGLVITLLRSHLSHPPGDRSQLGEWLAGPHLTPLDPDHAEAVYVMQTLKRLGDEFENRRSGRNEALAAYVALALRLTARISHEGNAHELPPNENERRMDMLSELIQQHFRSHKPASFYARELGLSPTHLTRIVRTMTGNTPHELIAGKLVEEAKRQLVFTLGSVQEIGFRLGFADPGYFSRFFVKYTGETPRVWRMKEKVRLERA from the coding sequence ATGAGCAAACATATCCCTACCTATGAACTCTACGGCGAAAAGACCGGGCGAGAGCCGGATTTTTGGGTGCATTGCGAAACTATTCGCTCCCGCAGCAGTTTGCATCAATGGGAGATTAGCCCGCATCGTCACGAGAGTTTCTTTCAGATATTGTACATCGAAAGCGGTTCGGGCGATGCGATCTTCGGCGAAAAGAGCCATGCCATCCTTCCGCCGGCGATCATCACCGTGCCGCCCGGGCTCAATCACGGCTTTCGTTTTTCACGCGATATCGACGGCCTGGTGATCACCCTGTTGAGATCCCATCTCAGCCATCCGCCCGGCGATCGAAGCCAGCTCGGCGAATGGCTGGCGGGGCCGCATCTGACGCCGCTCGATCCCGATCATGCCGAGGCCGTCTATGTGATGCAGACGTTGAAGCGGCTGGGCGACGAATTCGAAAATCGCCGCAGCGGCCGCAACGAGGCCTTGGCCGCCTATGTCGCCCTGGCGCTGCGGCTGACGGCGAGGATTTCCCATGAGGGGAATGCGCACGAACTTCCGCCCAACGAGAACGAGCGGCGGATGGACATGCTGAGCGAGCTCATTCAGCAACATTTCCGATCACACAAACCCGCGTCCTTCTACGCCAGGGAGCTTGGGCTTTCGCCGACGCATCTCACCCGCATCGTCCGGACGATGACCGGCAACACGCCGCATGAATTGATCGCCGGCAAACTCGTCGAAGAGGCGAAACGCCAACTGGTTTTTACACTGGGCAGCGTTCAGGAGATCGGATTTCGACTCGGCTTTGCCGACCCAGGCTATTTCTCGCGCTTCTTCGTTAAATACACCGGAGAAACGCCGCGGGTCTGGCGCATGAAGGAAAAAGTCCGGCTCGAACGTGCATAG
- a CDS encoding 4-hydroxybenzoate 3-monooxygenase (KEGG: rec:RHECIAT_CH0003682 p-hydroxybenzoate hydroxylase protein~TIGRFAM: 4-hydroxybenzoate 3-monooxygenase~PFAM: monooxygenase FAD-binding), translated as MRTQVAIIGSGPSGLLLGQLLTEAGVDNVILDRVNKDYILSRVRAGVLEEGTVGLLDQAKSGARLHSEGLPHDGFSLTFDGRDHRIDLHELTGGRRVTVYGQTEVTRDLMERREESGSPSIYDAVDVAPHDFDGHSPFVTYVKDGVAKRIDCDFIAGCDGFHGASRKTVPERAIRSFEKVYPFGWLGVLADVAPVSHELIYANHPRGFALCSMRSATRSRYYIQCALDEKIGDWSDDRFWDELRRRLPTHHAEALATAPSFEKSIAPLRSFVAEPMRFGRLFLVGDAAHIVPPTGAKGLNLAASDVHYLFSGLIEHYREGSNSGIDAYSQKALARVWKAVRFSWWMTTMMHRFPDTGDFDQKIQEAELDYLTHSRAASTALAENYVGLPF; from the coding sequence TTGCGAACTCAGGTCGCCATCATCGGTTCGGGACCATCCGGCCTGCTGCTCGGCCAGCTTCTGACCGAAGCCGGCGTCGACAATGTCATTCTCGATCGTGTGAACAAGGATTACATCCTCAGCCGGGTTCGCGCCGGCGTTCTGGAGGAAGGCACCGTCGGGCTGCTGGATCAGGCCAAATCAGGCGCGAGGCTGCATTCCGAAGGCCTGCCGCATGACGGCTTCTCACTGACCTTCGACGGACGCGACCATCGCATCGACCTTCACGAATTGACCGGCGGCAGGCGTGTCACCGTCTACGGACAGACCGAAGTGACGCGCGATCTCATGGAGCGGCGCGAAGAAAGCGGCTCCCCGTCGATCTACGATGCCGTCGATGTCGCGCCGCATGACTTCGACGGCCATTCTCCTTTCGTCACCTATGTGAAAGACGGCGTTGCCAAGCGCATCGATTGTGACTTCATCGCCGGCTGCGACGGGTTTCACGGCGCCAGCCGCAAGACCGTTCCGGAGCGGGCGATCAGGAGTTTCGAGAAGGTCTATCCCTTCGGCTGGCTGGGGGTCCTTGCCGACGTGGCGCCTGTCAGCCATGAGCTGATCTACGCCAACCATCCAAGGGGCTTTGCGCTTTGTTCGATGCGCTCGGCCACCCGCAGCCGCTACTACATCCAATGTGCGCTCGACGAGAAGATCGGGGACTGGAGCGACGACCGTTTCTGGGACGAGTTGAGACGGCGGCTGCCGACGCATCATGCCGAAGCATTGGCGACCGCGCCGTCCTTCGAGAAATCGATTGCGCCGCTGCGCTCCTTCGTCGCCGAACCGATGCGTTTCGGCCGGCTTTTCCTGGTCGGCGACGCCGCCCATATCGTCCCGCCGACCGGCGCCAAGGGATTGAACCTCGCCGCCAGCGACGTCCATTATCTTTTCTCCGGGCTGATCGAGCATTACCGTGAAGGCTCGAATAGTGGCATCGACGCTTACTCGCAGAAGGCGCTCGCGCGTGTATGGAAAGCCGTGCGGTTTTCCTGGTGGATGACGACGATGATGCATCGTTTTCCGGATACCGGTGATTTCGACCAGAAGATCCAGGAGGCGGAACTCGACTATCTCACCCATTCCCGCGCCGCCTCGACAGCGCTCGCGGAGAATTATGTGGGATTGCCATTCTGA
- a CDS encoding Extracellular ligand-binding receptor (PFAM: Extracellular ligand-binding receptor~KEGG: ret:RHE_CH03445 putative branched-chain amino acid ABC transporter, substrate-binding protein) has translation MKKLFLAAVAAVVLSGTAYADTIKVGVIGPFSGPFALQGKNFKAGIDAYMAVNGNTVGSDTVEIVYRDVPQADPAQSKALAQELIVKEKVQYLAGFYFTPDAMAVTPILKQGNVPMVIMNAATSAIVTKSPLVVRTSFTTWQTSTPIAKVAFDAGVKKVISVVSDYGPGIDAENAFKAGFEKAGGQVVEAIRMPLATNDFSPIMQRIMDSGAEGVFAFLPSGPTTLGFVKAYNDNGLKAAGIKFFAPGDLTQESDLPALGDAALGIQTTFHYAVSHDSPENKAFVEAATKAIGNKAELSFPSVSAYDGMYVIYKMIEATGGKQDAEKAVDAVKGLAWTSPRGPVSIDPESRHITQNIYLREVTKADDGTYINKEIQTFEKQGDPGLAAVK, from the coding sequence ATGAAGAAGCTATTTCTGGCCGCCGTTGCGGCCGTCGTGCTCAGCGGCACGGCCTATGCAGACACCATCAAGGTCGGCGTCATCGGCCCGTTCTCCGGTCCGTTCGCGCTGCAGGGCAAGAACTTCAAGGCCGGCATCGACGCCTATATGGCGGTCAACGGCAACACGGTCGGCAGCGATACGGTCGAGATCGTCTATCGCGACGTGCCGCAGGCCGACCCCGCCCAATCCAAGGCGCTGGCGCAGGAACTGATCGTCAAGGAAAAGGTCCAGTATCTTGCCGGCTTCTACTTCACGCCCGATGCCATGGCGGTCACGCCGATCCTGAAACAGGGCAATGTGCCGATGGTCATCATGAACGCCGCCACCTCGGCGATCGTCACCAAGAGCCCGCTCGTCGTCCGCACCTCGTTTACCACCTGGCAAACTTCGACGCCGATTGCCAAGGTCGCCTTCGACGCCGGCGTCAAGAAGGTGATTTCCGTCGTCAGCGATTACGGCCCCGGCATCGACGCCGAGAACGCTTTCAAGGCCGGCTTCGAAAAGGCCGGCGGCCAGGTGGTCGAGGCGATCCGCATGCCGCTTGCGACCAACGACTTCAGCCCGATCATGCAGCGCATCATGGATTCCGGAGCGGAGGGCGTGTTCGCCTTCCTGCCCTCCGGTCCGACGACGCTCGGCTTCGTCAAGGCTTACAACGACAATGGCCTGAAGGCTGCCGGCATCAAGTTCTTCGCGCCGGGTGACCTGACGCAGGAATCCGATCTGCCGGCGCTCGGCGATGCCGCACTCGGCATCCAGACGACCTTCCACTATGCCGTGTCGCACGATTCTCCTGAGAACAAGGCTTTCGTCGAGGCGGCGACCAAAGCGATCGGCAACAAGGCCGAACTTTCCTTCCCCTCAGTCAGCGCCTATGACGGCATGTATGTCATCTACAAGATGATCGAGGCGACGGGCGGCAAACAGGATGCTGAGAAGGCCGTCGATGCGGTCAAGGGCCTTGCCTGGACGAGCCCGCGCGGCCCGGTTTCGATCGATCCGGAAAGCCGTCACATCACGCAGAACATCTATCTGCGCGAAGTGACGAAAGCCGATGACGGGACCTACATCAACAAGGAGATCCAGACTTTCGAGAAGCAGGGCGATCCGGGCCTGGCGGCCGTCAAGTAA
- a CDS encoding inner-membrane translocator (PFAM: inner-membrane translocator~KEGG: rec:RHECIAT_CH0003684 probable branched-chain amino acid ABC transporter, permease protein), with protein sequence MQTVFSIAVDALAYGMVLFVISIGLSVTMGLMRVVNLAHGAFAMIGGYIASYVARDLGLGYAAAVIAAVVITIIVAIPIERFLYRRIYGAPELTQVLMTIGITFCVIGIANYVMGPTLKTIPLAGALQGSADLGFRTIPVHRLFVILCGLVVALALWFAIDRTSFGVKLRASVDDAAMAAALGVRTEIIYAVSFAVAVGLAAFGGVVGAELLPVEPYYALRYMVTFLVVVSVGGAGSIPGALIACLLLGAIDTTGRYLMPEFGEFFFYLAVIAIICVFPRGLAGRAK encoded by the coding sequence ATGCAGACAGTCTTCAGCATAGCCGTCGACGCTCTTGCCTATGGCATGGTGCTGTTCGTGATCTCGATTGGCCTTTCGGTGACCATGGGGCTGATGCGTGTCGTCAACCTCGCCCATGGCGCTTTCGCGATGATCGGCGGCTATATCGCCTCCTATGTCGCCCGCGACCTTGGCCTTGGTTATGCCGCGGCGGTCATCGCCGCCGTTGTCATCACCATCATCGTCGCCATTCCGATCGAGCGTTTTCTCTACCGCCGGATCTATGGCGCGCCGGAACTGACCCAGGTGCTGATGACCATCGGCATCACCTTCTGCGTCATCGGCATCGCCAATTATGTCATGGGGCCGACGCTGAAGACCATACCGCTTGCCGGTGCACTGCAGGGGTCAGCCGATCTCGGCTTCCGCACCATTCCCGTTCACCGGCTTTTCGTCATCCTCTGCGGCTTGGTCGTGGCGCTCGCCCTCTGGTTTGCGATCGACAGGACCAGCTTCGGCGTCAAGCTGCGCGCCTCCGTCGATGATGCGGCAATGGCTGCGGCACTCGGTGTGCGCACCGAGATCATCTATGCGGTGAGCTTTGCCGTTGCCGTCGGGCTTGCCGCCTTCGGTGGCGTGGTCGGCGCCGAACTCCTGCCCGTCGAACCCTATTACGCGCTGCGCTACATGGTGACCTTCCTGGTCGTCGTCTCCGTCGGCGGCGCGGGCTCCATTCCAGGTGCACTGATCGCCTGTCTGCTGCTGGGCGCGATCGATACCACAGGACGGTATCTGATGCCTGAATTCGGCGAATTCTTCTTCTATCTCGCCGTGATCGCAATCATCTGCGTCTTCCCGCGCGGCCTTGCCGGAAGGGCGAAATAA
- a CDS encoding inner-membrane translocator (PFAM: inner-membrane translocator~KEGG: rec:RHECIAT_CH0003685 probable branched-chain amino acid ABC transporter, permease protein), with protein MALVMNNENEGFQHRRGFIGRDLIGIAVILAVAAIGYFAFPDNLALLTRMITIALLVLSLDLVTGYCGVATLGHAALFGSGAYAAGILSAHYGINDPLLMMLAGIAGGAVAGLLCGAIILRAHGLPQLVLSIALINLFHEFANKASSWTGGSDGLSGIAPDPVFGLFEFDLYGHTAFFFGMALLLIVFVLLRVLVRSPFGMLCRAIKQDPLRIRAMGASPKAALIRMYAISGAVAGVGGALNAISTQVVGLDSLSFTQSAEALVMLVLGGTGSLFGALSGTLIFMLFEDYVSAANPFHWLTMVGALLIAVVLFAPKGLYGTAAAFVGRRREQR; from the coding sequence ATGGCGCTTGTCATGAACAACGAAAACGAAGGTTTCCAGCATCGGCGCGGGTTTATCGGCCGCGATCTTATCGGAATAGCGGTCATCTTAGCCGTTGCCGCGATCGGCTATTTCGCCTTCCCCGATAATCTCGCACTTTTGACCCGGATGATCACGATCGCGCTGCTCGTCCTGTCTCTCGATCTCGTGACCGGTTATTGCGGCGTCGCAACGCTCGGCCATGCAGCACTTTTCGGCTCCGGCGCCTATGCCGCCGGGATCCTGTCGGCGCATTACGGCATCAATGACCCGCTGTTGATGATGCTGGCCGGCATTGCCGGTGGCGCGGTTGCCGGGTTGCTCTGCGGCGCCATCATCCTGCGTGCGCATGGACTGCCGCAGCTGGTGCTGTCGATTGCGCTGATCAACCTCTTCCATGAATTCGCCAACAAGGCCTCGTCATGGACAGGCGGCAGCGACGGACTTTCCGGCATCGCGCCGGACCCGGTCTTCGGTCTCTTCGAATTCGATCTCTACGGTCACACCGCCTTCTTCTTCGGAATGGCGCTGCTGCTGATCGTCTTCGTGCTGCTGAGGGTCCTGGTTCGCTCGCCCTTCGGCATGCTCTGCCGCGCCATCAAGCAGGACCCGCTGCGCATCCGCGCCATGGGCGCCTCGCCGAAGGCAGCTCTCATCAGGATGTACGCGATCTCCGGCGCCGTTGCCGGTGTCGGCGGCGCCTTGAACGCGATTTCGACACAGGTCGTCGGCCTCGACAGCCTGTCTTTCACGCAGTCGGCCGAAGCGCTGGTCATGCTAGTGCTCGGCGGCACCGGTTCTCTCTTCGGAGCACTTTCCGGCACTCTCATCTTCATGCTCTTCGAGGACTATGTCTCCGCCGCCAATCCCTTCCATTGGCTGACCATGGTCGGCGCGCTGCTGATCGCCGTCGTGCTCTTTGCGCCGAAAGGTCTCTATGGCACGGCCGCAGCCTTCGTTGGCCGCCGCAGGGAGCAGCGCTGA
- a CDS encoding ABC transporter related (PFAM: ABC transporter related~SMART: AAA ATPase~KEGG: ret:RHE_CH03448 branched chain amino acid ABC transporter ATP-binding protein) produces MSPVFEVANLKKAFGGLAVTNNVSLTMSPGDRIALIGPNGAGKTTFVNLVTGNLSPDSGEVRLGGEVVTKVDAIGRVRRGLVRSFQVTRLFQDMTPAEHVGLAVLQRDGKTGHMFGNFLRMPDVMAEVDDLLGKLGLAFLMHRKVSEIAYGQQRLLEIAVALALKPKVLLLDEPAAGVPQSDTGRIEQALADLPADLAVLMIEHDMDLVFRFAKRVIVLASGTIIFDGLPEDVTKDARVREAYLGSYANASPVA; encoded by the coding sequence ATGAGCCCGGTCTTCGAAGTCGCCAATCTCAAGAAAGCCTTCGGCGGCCTGGCCGTCACCAATAATGTCTCGCTCACGATGTCGCCTGGCGATCGCATCGCGCTGATCGGCCCGAACGGCGCCGGCAAGACCACCTTCGTCAACCTCGTGACCGGCAATCTATCGCCCGATTCCGGCGAGGTTCGTCTCGGCGGCGAGGTGGTGACGAAGGTCGATGCGATCGGCAGGGTCAGACGCGGCCTTGTCCGCTCCTTTCAGGTGACGCGGCTCTTCCAGGACATGACGCCGGCCGAACATGTGGGACTTGCCGTCCTTCAGCGCGATGGAAAGACCGGGCACATGTTCGGCAATTTCCTGCGCATGCCCGATGTCATGGCCGAGGTCGATGATCTCCTTGGAAAACTCGGACTGGCTTTCCTGATGCATCGCAAGGTCAGCGAAATCGCCTATGGCCAGCAGCGACTTCTCGAGATCGCCGTGGCGCTGGCGCTGAAGCCGAAAGTGCTGTTGCTCGACGAGCCGGCAGCCGGCGTGCCGCAGAGCGATACCGGCCGCATCGAGCAGGCGCTCGCCGATCTGCCCGCCGATCTCGCTGTGCTGATGATCGAACACGACATGGATCTCGTCTTCCGTTTTGCCAAACGCGTCATCGTGCTTGCATCAGGCACGATCATCTTCGATGGCCTGCCGGAAGACGTCACCAAGGATGCGCGCGTGCGCGAGGCCTATCTCGGGAGCTATGCCAATGCCAGCCCTGTCGCTTGA
- a CDS encoding ABC transporter related (PFAM: ABC transporter related~SMART: AAA ATPase~KEGG: ret:RHE_CH03449 branched chain amino acid ABC transporter ATP-binding protein): MPALSLEVENLSAGYGPTRVLEGISFSVPAGARLAVLGRNGMGKTTLLATLAGQTRRYEGSIRLGDSDVTTAPSAARAHKGLGYVPQARCVFPTLTVEENLFVGLKARPKTALEEAYSMFPRLKERRRNLSSQLSGGEQQMLSTARTILGRPSVLLLDEPLEGLAPVICEELMAAFTDLAKTGDMTILLVEQRIQSALDFADQVVILERGRLAWTGTPENLTRDHEAVESLLGVGGLH; encoded by the coding sequence ATGCCAGCCCTGTCGCTTGAGGTCGAGAATCTGTCGGCCGGATATGGGCCGACGAGAGTGCTCGAAGGCATTTCCTTCTCCGTGCCGGCAGGCGCCCGGCTTGCCGTGCTCGGCCGCAATGGCATGGGCAAGACCACGCTGCTCGCGACGCTTGCCGGGCAGACCAGGCGATACGAGGGCAGCATCCGCCTCGGCGATTCGGATGTCACGACGGCACCGAGCGCTGCACGCGCGCATAAAGGCCTCGGATATGTGCCGCAGGCACGCTGCGTCTTCCCGACGCTGACGGTCGAAGAAAATCTCTTCGTCGGCTTGAAGGCGCGACCGAAGACGGCGCTGGAGGAAGCCTATTCGATGTTCCCGCGCCTGAAGGAGCGCCGCCGCAACCTCAGCAGCCAGCTTTCCGGCGGCGAGCAGCAGATGCTCTCCACGGCTCGCACCATTCTCGGTCGCCCCTCCGTCCTGCTGCTCGACGAACCGCTGGAGGGCCTGGCACCCGTTATCTGCGAGGAACTGATGGCGGCCTTCACCGACCTCGCCAAGACGGGAGACATGACCATCCTGCTGGTCGAGCAGCGCATCCAGAGCGCGCTCGATTTCGCCGATCAAGTCGTCATTCTCGAACGCGGCAGACTGGCCTGGACCGGAACGCCGGAAAATCTCACCAGGGATCACGAGGCTGTCGAAAGCCTGCTCGGGGTCGGCGGCCTGCATTGA
- a CDS encoding outer membrane adhesin like protein (TIGRFAM: outer membrane adhesin like protein~KEGG: ret:RHE_CH03450 autoaggregation protein (adhering protein)) gives MANHKPVAGDVYLPVFDINDPISGDILENTSSTDIDGDAVRLNFVNGQRIPQPANGSPATSTTIEGEYGTLTVYSDGSYTYALDHSNPVVAALGPGDELVEKFTFKISDGKGATDVGAFSIAIDLPERDDVFANFEDVGQSDFPTGYKGFDWGAWYDGDDASVREEADGNHYLGGGVFWTPIQAADGGNFQIEQFSVANGTSDYDNVLTIEGKLDGDTVFLVTVNVTADSIHDPQVIDLSAYGEIDSLVLDTEPVINETSGPDYYGAQYDNFHFIV, from the coding sequence ATGGCAAACCACAAGCCGGTCGCAGGTGACGTATACTTGCCTGTTTTCGATATCAACGACCCGATTAGCGGTGACATCCTCGAAAATACCAGTTCCACCGATATCGACGGAGATGCAGTACGCCTCAATTTCGTGAATGGACAGCGCATTCCGCAACCGGCCAATGGATCCCCGGCCACAAGCACGACGATCGAAGGAGAGTATGGTACGCTCACCGTTTACTCCGACGGCAGCTACACCTACGCGCTCGATCACTCCAACCCGGTGGTCGCAGCGCTCGGACCGGGAGATGAGCTGGTCGAAAAATTCACCTTCAAGATATCAGACGGCAAAGGCGCCACCGACGTCGGCGCGTTCAGTATCGCAATAGATCTGCCGGAACGCGACGATGTGTTCGCCAACTTCGAGGATGTTGGCCAAAGTGACTTCCCAACTGGTTACAAAGGCTTCGATTGGGGCGCCTGGTACGATGGTGACGACGCTTCTGTGCGGGAGGAAGCGGATGGCAACCACTATCTGGGAGGAGGCGTGTTCTGGACACCCATCCAAGCCGCCGATGGCGGCAACTTTCAGATCGAGCAATTCAGTGTCGCAAACGGCACATCGGACTATGACAACGTTCTGACGATCGAAGGTAAGCTGGACGGCGATACCGTATTCTTGGTCACGGTCAACGTCACCGCCGACAGCATTCATGACCCGCAAGTGATCGATCTCAGCGCCTACGGCGAAATCGACTCTCTCGTGCTCGACACCGAACCCGTCATCAACGAAACGAGCGGCCCGGATTATTACGGCGCGCAATACGACAACTTTCATTTCATCGTTTGA
- a CDS encoding tRNA (5-methylaminomethyl-2-thiouridylate)-methyltransferase (TIGRFAM: tRNA (5-methylaminomethyl-2-thiouridylate)-methyltransferase~PFAM: tRNA (5-methylaminomethyl-2-thiouridylate)-methyltransferase; ExsB family protein~KEGG: rec:RHECIAT_CH0003690 tRNA 5-methylaminomethyl-2-thiouridylate-methyltransferase protein), protein MAPSLNTLDFDKKPEETRVVVAMSGGVDSSVVAGLLKQQGYDVLGITLQLYDHGAAVHRAGSCCAGQDIDDARRVCETLGIPHYVLDYEKRFRETVINPFAESYVAGETPIPCVSCNQTVKFADLLATAKELGADALATGHYIRSGRNPSPDNPGRRALFRPADADRDQSYFLFATTQEQIDYLRFPLGGLPKAETRRLAEEMGLVVAKKADSQDICFVPQGKYSDVITKLKPNAALAGEIVHLDGRVLGSHEGILHFTIGQRRGIGIATGEPLYVVFLDARSRRVIVGPKEALETHRVYLRDVNWLGDETLAEAAAGKGFACYAKVRSTRAPAPAVLHIDAIGTYVDLTVGEAGIAPGQACALYSAPGDNARVFGGGFIERSEREPSAEACLKALLASPVAA, encoded by the coding sequence TTGGCACCATCGTTGAACACACTGGATTTTGACAAGAAGCCGGAAGAGACCCGCGTCGTCGTCGCCATGTCGGGCGGCGTCGATTCATCCGTCGTCGCCGGCCTTCTCAAACAGCAGGGTTATGATGTGCTCGGCATTACGCTGCAGCTTTACGATCATGGCGCCGCCGTTCACCGTGCCGGCTCCTGCTGCGCCGGCCAGGATATCGACGATGCGCGCCGCGTCTGTGAAACGCTCGGCATCCCGCATTACGTGCTCGATTACGAAAAGCGTTTCCGCGAGACGGTGATCAACCCCTTCGCCGAAAGCTATGTGGCGGGCGAAACGCCGATCCCTTGCGTTTCCTGCAACCAGACCGTCAAATTCGCCGATCTTCTGGCGACCGCCAAGGAGCTTGGCGCCGATGCGCTGGCGACCGGCCACTATATCCGCTCGGGACGGAATCCTTCGCCGGACAATCCCGGCCGCCGCGCGCTTTTTCGCCCGGCCGATGCCGACCGCGACCAGAGCTATTTCCTCTTTGCCACGACACAGGAACAGATCGATTATCTCCGCTTTCCTCTGGGCGGTCTGCCGAAGGCCGAGACCCGCAGGCTCGCCGAAGAGATGGGCCTCGTCGTTGCCAAGAAGGCCGACAGCCAGGACATCTGCTTCGTGCCGCAGGGCAAATATTCCGACGTCATCACCAAGCTGAAGCCGAATGCGGCGCTTGCCGGTGAGATCGTCCATCTCGATGGCCGCGTGCTCGGTAGCCATGAAGGCATCCTGCACTTTACGATTGGCCAGCGTCGCGGCATCGGCATCGCCACCGGCGAGCCGCTCTACGTCGTCTTTCTCGACGCCCGCTCGCGCCGCGTCATCGTCGGGCCGAAAGAGGCGCTGGAAACGCACCGCGTCTACCTGCGTGATGTCAACTGGCTGGGCGACGAGACGCTTGCGGAAGCCGCCGCCGGCAAGGGCTTTGCCTGCTACGCCAAGGTCCGCTCGACACGGGCGCCGGCGCCCGCCGTCCTGCATATTGATGCAATAGGCACCTATGTCGACCTGACGGTCGGCGAGGCGGGTATCGCGCCCGGCCAGGCCTGCGCGCTTTATTCGGCGCCCGGCGACAACGCCCGCGTCTTCGGCGGCGGTTTCATCGAACGCTCCGAGCGTGAACCTTCGGCGGAAGCCTGCCTGAAGGCCCTTTTGGCCAGCCCCGTCGCCGCCTGA